In Bradyrhizobium lablabi, one DNA window encodes the following:
- a CDS encoding adenylate/guanylate cyclase domain-containing protein, with translation MELAPRLHLMNWLVSQGLTGLPENDLIRGFCERCRACGLEISRGAVFIDTLHPIFEGRGFRWNDTETNEAAVFEYGSTETGDAAQSWRRSTFYHMLEQNLEEMRIDLGDIASLDFNMIDELAAKGHRHFVAFVHKFGEAGTMGQMDCLYSYWLTRRAEGFGEQDLSALRDLVPALGLAIKSAAQVEIARTLGRVYLGRDASEKVLHGRISRGITERINAVLWFSDLRGSTAIGEGVEPGEIIPFLNDYAQAAIDAIHDAGGDVLKLIGDGVLAMFTGEDMMQAKRAALKAEHRFRRNMAALNSRRGGDGRATTSAYVGLHVGEVFYGNIGSEDRLDFTVVGPAVNEVSRIASMCSSVDRELLLSSAFQAGLDAAGRRYLVSTGRFALRGIGRAQDLFTLDPDIGTDEVMAGSYERYLAS, from the coding sequence ATGGAATTAGCCCCCCGCCTGCATTTGATGAACTGGCTGGTCAGCCAGGGCCTGACCGGCCTGCCCGAGAACGACCTGATTCGCGGTTTTTGCGAGCGCTGCCGGGCCTGTGGCCTCGAAATCTCCCGCGGGGCGGTGTTCATCGACACCCTGCACCCGATTTTCGAGGGGCGCGGCTTCCGCTGGAACGACACCGAGACCAACGAGGCCGCTGTCTTTGAATACGGATCAACCGAGACGGGCGATGCCGCGCAAAGCTGGCGGCGCTCCACCTTCTATCACATGCTCGAACAGAACCTCGAGGAGATGCGTATCGATCTCGGCGATATCGCCTCGCTCGATTTCAACATGATCGATGAGCTTGCGGCCAAAGGTCACCGCCATTTCGTGGCCTTCGTGCACAAGTTCGGTGAGGCCGGCACGATGGGCCAGATGGATTGCCTCTATTCGTACTGGCTGACCCGGCGCGCGGAGGGTTTTGGGGAGCAGGACCTGTCGGCGCTGCGCGACCTGGTGCCGGCACTGGGGCTCGCGATCAAATCCGCCGCCCAGGTCGAGATCGCGCGCACGCTGGGCCGGGTCTATCTCGGACGCGATGCTTCCGAAAAGGTGCTGCACGGGCGGATATCGCGCGGGATCACCGAGCGCATCAACGCGGTGCTGTGGTTCTCCGATTTGCGCGGCTCGACTGCGATCGGCGAAGGTGTCGAACCCGGCGAGATCATTCCGTTCCTCAACGATTACGCGCAGGCCGCTATCGACGCCATCCATGACGCCGGCGGCGATGTGCTGAAACTGATCGGCGACGGCGTGCTGGCGATGTTCACCGGCGAAGACATGATGCAGGCAAAGCGCGCCGCGCTCAAGGCCGAGCATCGCTTCCGCCGCAACATGGCTGCTCTCAATTCGCGCCGCGGCGGCGACGGCCGGGCGACGACGTCGGCCTATGTCGGCCTGCATGTCGGCGAAGTGTTTTACGGCAACATCGGCAGCGAGGACCGGCTTGATTTCACCGTGGTCGGGCCGGCGGTCAACGAGGTCAGCCGGATCGCCTCGATGTGCAGTTCGGTCGATCGCGAACTTCTGTTGTCGTCGGCATTCCAGGCCGGCCTCGATGCGGCCGGGCGGCGCTATCTGGTCTCGACCGGCCGGTTTGCGCTGCGCGGCATCGGCCGCGCGCAGGACCTTTTTACACTCGATCCAGATATCGGGACCGATGAGGTCATGGCCGGAAGCTACGAGCGCTATCTCGCGAGCTAA
- a CDS encoding multidrug effflux MFS transporter produces MADETISTLTAAPRPEASSTFMQITVLAVLAATGTLATNILLPSLPQMALSLNVSSAAVTSAITVFLAVFALGQLVVGPISDRYGRRWPVLTGFAVFFAGSLWCYLAYDLPSLLIGRVIQAAGACATSVLSRAIARDLYSGAALGRAMVLIMIAMAAAPGFSPLLGGALDHAFGWRSEFVFVAAFAALGAVAYGAVLGETHRSTRIPLNPVAIAKTYLGLAADRRFLIPAATVGLILGALFSMFSAAPRVLIEGLHFTPLGLGWFFAGTVLFVFGAGMLATKLAPRVGLDRAVQFGLVLTAIGSVAVLLVSMFDPEFVPFLAAMSVFVLGMGIVNPLGTAQALSPFGEKAGAASALLGFWQMMGAAIGVALAATVSHDAMFALGIVLTIASLLAIALYPMRAKTS; encoded by the coding sequence ATGGCCGACGAGACCATTTCCACCCTCACCGCGGCGCCGCGCCCCGAAGCTTCCTCGACTTTTATGCAAATCACCGTCCTCGCCGTACTGGCGGCGACGGGAACGCTCGCCACCAATATCCTGCTGCCGTCGCTGCCGCAGATGGCGCTGTCGCTAAACGTGTCGAGCGCGGCGGTTACTTCGGCGATCACGGTGTTCCTGGCGGTGTTTGCGCTGGGCCAACTCGTGGTCGGGCCGATCTCCGACCGCTACGGAAGGCGCTGGCCGGTGCTAACAGGCTTTGCGGTGTTTTTCGCCGGCAGCCTCTGGTGCTACCTGGCGTATGACCTGCCGAGCCTTTTGATCGGCCGGGTCATCCAGGCCGCCGGCGCCTGCGCGACCTCGGTGCTGTCGCGCGCGATCGCCCGCGATCTCTACTCGGGGGCGGCGCTCGGCCGTGCCATGGTGCTGATCATGATCGCGATGGCGGCGGCGCCCGGCTTCTCGCCGCTGCTCGGCGGCGCGCTCGATCACGCTTTTGGGTGGCGTTCCGAATTCGTCTTTGTCGCCGCCTTCGCCGCGCTTGGCGCCGTGGCCTATGGCGCGGTGCTCGGCGAAACCCATCGCTCGACGCGGATCCCGCTAAATCCGGTCGCCATCGCCAAGACGTATCTGGGCCTTGCAGCCGATCGCCGCTTCCTGATCCCGGCCGCGACCGTCGGCCTCATCCTGGGCGCGCTGTTCTCGATGTTCTCGGCGGCGCCACGGGTGTTGATCGAGGGATTGCACTTCACCCCACTCGGGCTCGGCTGGTTCTTTGCCGGCACCGTGCTGTTCGTGTTCGGCGCCGGCATGCTGGCAACAAAGCTCGCGCCACGTGTCGGCCTCGATCGCGCCGTGCAGTTCGGCCTGGTGCTAACCGCGATCGGCAGCGTCGCGGTGCTGCTGGTGTCGATGTTCGACCCGGAATTCGTGCCATTCCTCGCCGCGATGTCGGTCTTCGTGCTCGGCATGGGCATCGTCAATCCGCTGGGCACGGCGCAGGCGCTCTCCCCGTTCGGCGAGAAAGCCGGGGCTGCTTCGGCATTGCTCGGCTTCTGGCAGATGATGGGGGCCGCGATCGGCGTCGCGCTGGCTGCCACCGTCTCGCACGATGCGATGTTCGCGCTCGGCATCGTGCTGACAATCGCCTCGCTGCTGGCGATCGCGCTTTACCCGATGCGGGCGAAAACGAGTTAG